In the genome of Roseovarius sp. Pro17, the window GCCGGGCGGGCGCACCGCGCCGTGAAAGAGGTATCGCGCAGCAGCGTTGGCCAGCGCGTCACCGCGTGCCATGTGAATGATTTGAAGCGCGAAGTCGAATGACGCAGCGCCGCCCGCACAGCTGACCCGATTGCCGTCAAAAACATAGAGCTCTTCGCTGAGCGTGCAGGCCGGGAACCGTTCGCCAAAGGCATCCATATGCTCGTAATGCACCGTGGCGCGGCGCCCATCCAACAGCCCTGCCTGCGCCAGCAGAAATGCGCCGGTGTCGATCCCGCCCAGCGTCGTCCCCGCCTGCGCCCACCGCCACAAGGCGCTGGAAAGCTGCGGGGTGAAATGCGCCTCGGGCGTCCAGCTGGATGATACCAGCACCATGTCGCGCGGCGCCGCGCGCAGATCCGCCAGTGGCAGCGTATCGATGCTCATGCCGTTGCTGGCAAGGCATGGCCCACCCGCGCCCGATGCGATATCCCATGCGAAATGCGCCGCGCCGTCCAGATAGTTGGCTGCGCGGAACGGGTCGATGAACGCGGTCGTCGCGGCCAGATTAAAATGCGGCGTAACGATCAGCGTCAACCGGGTTTGCACGATCTTGGGCATGTGACCATTGATGCACAAATCAGGTCCGAAACAAGCAAATTAGGCAGTGACTCCGTGCAATACTCGGTCAATAATAACAAAATCAGGGAGATAACGATGAAAAAAACCATAAAAACAATGCCTTGGACGTGTCTTGGTGCCGTAAGCGTGCTGGCGATGGCCGCCGGTGGCGTTCAGGCCGCTGAACTGGGTGCTGCGGACGAACCGATCAAGCTGGCGGTCAATGAATGGACCGGTCAGCACGTCACCACACATATTGCGGGCGAAATGCTCAAGGCGGCGGGCTACAAGGTGGACTATGTCACGGCCGGTTACATGAACATGTATCAGGCAATGTCCGATGGTGAAATTGATGCCGCGGTGGAAATCTGGTCGTCCAACGTGTCCGACGATTACGCCAAGCATGTTGAATCCGGCGGTATCACCGAGTTGGGCGATCTGGGCCTCGAGGCCAAGGAGGGCATTGCATACCCCGCGCATGTCGCCGAAATCTGCCCCGGCCTGCCTGCCTGGGAGGCGCTCAAGGACTGCGCCGGTCAGTTCGCCACAGCCGAGACGCTGCCGGCTGGCCGCCTCGTTGATTATCCGGCGGATTGGGGCACACCGGGCGCGGAGCGCGTCAAAGGCTTTGACTTGCCGTTCAAGGCAGTTCCGGCTGGCTCCGAAGGGGCGCTGGTCACTGAATTGCGCGCCGCGACTGAAAAGAAATCGCCGCTGCTGATCACCTTCTGGCAGCCGCATTGGGCAATGTCGGCCTATGACGTCAAATTTGTCGATCTGCCCGTGGGCGAAGAGGCATGCTTTGAGGACCCCAGCTGGGGTTCGAACCCCGATGCGACGCATGACTGCGATTTCGCGCCCACCCGAGTCTTTAAGGCCGCTTGGTCGGGTATGGCCGACAAATGGCCCGCCGCCGCCGAGATCCTGACGAACATGGAACTGAGCGTCGAGGACCAGCAGCCGATGATGGGCAAGATCGACGTCGATGGCCAGTCGGTCGAGGAGACCGTCGCCACGTGGATGGACGCCAATAAGGACAAGTGGATGCCCGTCGTTGAGGCCGCCACCAAGTAAAGCGCGCGCCGCCCCCGGCCAATTGGCGTCGGGGGCGGGCCTCAGCATTGCGGCACCCCCGCGCGGAGAATTCCATGACAGAACCGTCCGACGCGGACCATCCTGCGATCCGCTGCCACAACGTGTGGCAGGTCTTTGGCGCCGAGCCGAAGGCAAGACTGGCCGCCGCGTTGGAGCAGTCGGGCGGCGACGCGTCGGGGGCTGCGGATATATTGCGCGGCGAGGGTCTGGTGCCTGCGGTTCAGAATGCCAGCTTTGATGTGCAGCGCGGCGAGTTGTTCGTCATCATGGGCCTTTCGGGGTCGGGCAAGTCCACTATCATCCGCTGCATCGCCCGCCTGATCGAGGCGACGGCGGGCGAGATCGAAATTGACGGCGAGGATATCCTGAACGCGCCGAAAACGCGCATGACCCAGCTGCGTCGCCGCAAGCTGGGCATGGTGTTCCAGCATTTCGGCCTGTTTCCGCACATGACCACACTGCAAAACGTCGCCTTTCCGCTGAAAATGCAGGGTGCCAAGCGCGCTGAGCGGCTGGCGCGGGCGCGCGAGGTGATCGAGTTGGTCGGCCTCAAGGGTCGCGAGGCATCCTATCCGCGCGAGCTGTCTGGTGGCCAGCGCCAGCGCGTCGGTATCGCCCGCAGCCTCGCCGTGAACCCCGACGTGTGGTTTCTGGACGAACCTTTCAGCGCGCTTGACCCGCTGATCCGCCGCCAGCTTCAGGATGAATTCATCGACATCCAGAGGCGGCTCAAGAAATCCATCGTTTTCATCACCCACGACATCACCGAGGCCCTGAAAATTGCGGACCGCATTGCGATCATGCGTGATGGCCAGATCGTGCAGATCGGCACGCCTACAGATATCGTGCTGAACCCGGTCGACGACTACGTGCGCGAATTCGCCAAGGACGTCGCCAAAGGCCGCCATGCGCGTCTGGCGTCGGTCCTGAACCCGGCAGACGGGGATGAGGTCAAGACAGCCGACGATCCCGGTCTGCGCGAGGACATGACGCTGGAAGAGGCGCTGTTGGCCTGCATGTCGCTCTATGAGCCTGTGCCGGTCTGGGGCAGGGACGGCAAGATCGTCGGAACCGTTGATCCTGCCGATCTGGCCAATGCATTGCAGGTCGAGGCCACATGAGCGCTTCCGATCTGCCCGGCTCTGATCAGCGCCTCCTGACGCCCGGTGCCATCGCCGCGCTGGTGGCGCTGGCCGTCGGGGCGCTTTGCATGGTGCTGGCGCCCTACATGCCGTGGCTGGTGAAGTTTCCGGCGGAATGGGCGTTGCCTGCCTCGCGCTGGATCGACGTCGTCCTGACGTGGTTCCTGAACCTCATCAAGCCCGCCGCGCGCGCCTTTTCCCATGCGCTGGCCTATCCGATGGACTGGGCGCAGGCGCTGCTGCTGGGTACGCCATGGCCGTTGCTGATCGCGTTGGTCACGGCGCTTGGCTGGCATGTTGGCGGTTGGAAACTTGCGACGCTCAGCATCGTGGGCCTCGGCTTTGTCGTTGCCTCGGGCTATTGGGTCGAGAGCATGAATACCCTCAGCCTCGTCGCTGTGTCAGTGCCGCTGGCGCTGCTGCTGGGAGGGGCGACGGGTATCCTCGCCAATGAGGTGCCGCGCGTGAAATCCGCTGTGCAAACCGTCATGGACGTCATGCAAACGGTCCCGACTTTCGCCTATCTCACGCCGCTTCTGCTGCTGTTCGGTTTTGGCCCCGTCGTGGGCCTGATCGCGTCGGCAATCTATGCCGCCCCGCCCATGGCGCGCAACGTCATCCTCGGATTGGAGCGGATCGAGACCGACATCAAGGAGGCCGCGATCATGTCCGGCGGCAGCCGCATGCAGCAGTTGTTTCTGGTCGAGATCCCGTCGGCGACCACCCAGATTATGGTTGGGGTCAATCAGTGCCTCATGGCCGCGCTCAGCATGGTGATCATCGCCGCCGTGATCGGCGGATTTGACGATATCGGCTGGGAAGTGCTGCTGACCATGCGCAAGGCGCAGTTCGGCGCGGCACTGCTCGCAGGGCTCGTGATCGTCGCCTTTGCCATCGTGATCGACCGTATCAGCAGTCGCATGGCGCATGAGCGCGAGCGCCATGATGGGCGTGTGACGCTGGGGATTATCGCAGTGGGCGGGGCACTGGCCGTTCTGGCGTGGCTCTATCTGCCGGCGGCGGGCCGGCTGACGCTGCTGGTGCCGGTGGCCGATTGGGTTGATGGCGCGCTGTCGGCATTTGTGCGCGCCAATGGCAGCGCGCTGGACGCGATCAAGAACGGTGCGATGTTCTACGGCCTGCTGCCGCTCAGGATCGGCCTCGACGGGGCGGTTCTGCCGTTCACCTGGGGATTTCAGTGGACCGGCGGCATGAGCGCCGCGTTCCTTGCCGTCGCCGCGCTCCTCGGCGCAGGGCTGGCGGCAACGGGCCGTTTGGCAGCGGGTCTGATGCTGGTGATCGCGGCTGGCGTGATCGAAACCGGCATCGCCGAATTACCATGGCCTTTTGTGCTGGTCGGCGCGGGCGCCATCGGCTGGGTTGCGGGCGGGCGCAAACTGGCGCTTTTTTCGGTGTTGATGCTGACTGCAGTGCTGCTGTCGGGCCTCTGGGGCAAGGCGCTGTGGTCGCTGTACCTATCTGGCGCTGCTGTTCTGACCTGTGCGGTCCTAGGCGGTGCGATCGGCCTCGTTTGCGCGCTCAGCCCGCTGGCGTGGCGCATCGTGCAGCCGATCTGCGACATGCTGCAGACCATCCCGCTGTTTGTGTTCCTAATCCCGGTGCTGATGTTCTTTCAGATTGGCGAATTCTCGGCCTTTCTCGCAATCATTCTCTACGCCATCGTGCCGATGATCCGCTACACGCGCCACGGCCTCGTCACCACGCCGCCCGAGTTGATCGAGGCGGCCGTGTCATCCGGCGCGACCACATGGCAGACCATGCGCGAAGTGCGTGCGCCCTATGCCGCGCCGACGATTCTTTTGGGGCTGAACCAGACGATCCTATATGCTTTCGCGATGCTGGTGATTGCGGCGCTGATTGGCACTACTGGGCTGGGTCAGTCTATTTTCCTCGCGCTGGGGCAGGCCGATGTGGGCCTTGGCATCACTGCGGGGGCGTGCATGGCGATCCTTGCGCTAGTGGCGGATCGCCTCGTGCAGGGTTTTGCTGCAGAGAGACGGCGGGTGTTGGGGCTTTAGAATAGGCTGGAGACCGGCGCGCCGGGGGCAAGGTCCATGTCGCGGCGCAGTTGCGCGCGGGCACGGGCAAGGCGCGACATCACCGTGTTTTTGGCGCAACCGGTCTGGCCTGCCAGCGCCGCTGGGCTGGTTTCGCCAGCCATGACCAGCGCAATCAGCGCACCTTGGTCGGCGGGCAGGCGGGCGATAGCGCCTTGCAGATCGCTGAGCGCGAGGCTGGCAAAGACTTCCGGCTCGATACTGGGGCCGTCGGCCTCGTCCAGTTGCATCATCGGCGCGCGACGCAATCCCTGACGGAATAAATTGCGCAAGGCGGCGCGTGCATAGGCGCGCAGATCGTCGACACCCTCCACGTCGTACCTGCGCCGCCAAAGCCGCAGTAGCGTCTCTTGCGCCAGATCCTGCGCCTCGGCCTCACTTCCGGCGAGGCGGCGCGCCAGACGCATGAGGTCAGGGTGTAGCTCGACGATATTATGGGTGACACAGGCAGTAGCAGGTGGCGACTGGGTGATTTGGGGCAGCGGATGATTCATTGGACAGGCCTTTATCGTGTCGGGTCTATTAAATGTGGCATCCTTTTAAGCCACTGCAATCCGGGGGTTTTCCGCCCATTCCGCGCAATGCCCCTTTTTGCGCGGAGGTGCGCCGCCCGCCACACCCCATATCGGCAATGTGCCGCCGGATGGCGGCGTTCGACGTCACCTGATGGACGCAAACCGCCCCGCCCGCGTCTTGTGAGGTGAAGCGGGCAATGATGCCACTTCCCAAGACGACAAGAGACTTAAGGAGAAACTAAATGACTAAATTCATCGTACTCGCACTCGGCATGGGCGCACTGGCAACCAGCGCGTTCGCAGACATCAGCGCCCTTGACGCCAACGGAGATGGCATGCTGACCGTGGACGAGGTTCAGGCAGCCTATCCCGAAGTCACTGCTGACCAGTTCAGCCAGATCGACGTGAACGGCGACGGCGCAATCGACGACGCCGAGATGGGGGAAGCACAGGCCAATGGCCTGATGCCCGCAGCCTCCGCCGACGAAGGCTAAACCTAAAAGACGCCCGGCGGCCATGTGGCGCCGGGCTAACGGTTTTCCCGGGCCGCCATTCTTCTCCAGCAGACACTGATAGTCATGGGAAAAGTAGTCGCAGGGTGGCCCCTCATTAGGGCCGCCCTGCGGTGCCATCGATTGAAACCCATGCGGCGCGGCCCATCATGGTGCCGCGCCGCATGCATTTGTTTGGGTGATATTGCCAGGCCAGTGGATTTAGGCTCGGCCCGTCACAAGTATTACTTGGGCGCAGCCCGCCGTACCATGCCAAACAGGTCGCGCGGATCGTCGGGATCGGCCAGCATGTCCAGGTCCTGGTGAAAATCCGTGCCCTCGATCTTGGCACGCACATACCGCAGCGCGCTGAAATCCTCGGTGGCAAAGCCGACCGAGTCAAAAAGCGTGATTTGCGCATCGCTTGTGCGGCCTTTGGCTGTGCCGGTCATCACTTGCCACAGTTCGGTCACGGGAAAATCCTCGGCCATCTGCTGAATTTCGCCCTCAATGCGGGTCTGGGGCGGGAATTCGACAAAGACGTCCGAGCGCTCCAATATGGCCGGGGCCAATTCCGTCTTGCCGGGGCAGTCGCCGCCGATGGCGTTGATATGCACGCCCGCGCCGACCATGTTGTCGGTCAGGATCGTCGCATATTGCTTGTCGGCCGTGCAGGTCGTGATGATCTGCGCACCTTCCATGCTGGCCTCGGCTGAATCGCACTCGATTACGTTCAGGCCCAGCCCGGCGAGGTTTTTCGCGGCCTTTGCGGTCGCTGCCTTGTCGATATCGTAAAGGCGCACAGTCTTGATGCCGACAATGGCCTTCATCGCGAGGCTCTGGAATTCCGATTGCGCGCCGTTGCCGATCATCGCCATCGTGTCCGCGCCCTTGGGGGCGAGGTATTTCGCGACCAGCGCCGATGTGGCAGCGGTCCTGAGCGCGGTCAGGATCGTCATTTCGCTCAACAGCACGGGATAGCCGTTGCCGACATTCGCCAAGAGGCCAAAGGCAGTGACCGTCTGAAGGCCTTGCTTGGTGTTGCTGGGGTGGCCGTTCACGTATTTAAACCCATAAACCTCGCCATCCGAGGTGGGCATCAGCTCAATCACGCCCTCTTCGGAGTGGCTGGCGACGCGGGGCGTCTTGTCGAACAACTCCCAGCGCTTGAAGTCCTCTTCGATGTAGTCGGCGAGGCCGGTCAGCATCGGCTCAATGCCGATATGGTGGATCAGCTTCATCATATTATCGACGCTGACGAAGGGCACATAGGCCTTGTGGGACGGGGACAGGTTGCTCATCACAGGCTCTTTTCGATGTTTGTGTTGCGTTTGGCGAGGTGCAGACCGGCGATCATGCAGCGCACCGATCCTCCGGCGCTCTCGATCGTGGGAATGTCGAGGGGAACGATGCGGGTGGACCGCTCAATCAGGGCGATCTGACGCTTGTCCAGCGCGGCCAGTGCGCGCGATGACATGGCGGTCATCAGGCCGGCAGGTGTGCTGAGTTCAATGGCGTTGCCAGCGAATTCGGCGATCTGGTGATGCGTCAGGTCGATCACGTCACGGCCCGGCTCGGCCAGACGTTCGGCGATTTCCAGACGGCGGGGGGCGTTTTCTATCATGTCGAGGCTGACCATAGCAAAATGCGTGCCAATCGTCATGATGACGTTGGTATGATAGACGGGCGCGCCACTTTCGTCGACGGCGGCGAACACCATCGGCTCATAGCCGAAGTTGGTGCAAAACCGCTCCAGCAGGATCGGATCGGCGCGGTGCGAGCGCGCGACATAGGCGATGCGCCCGATATGGTCGATGACCATCGCGCCGGTGCCCTCCAGCGCCATTCCGTCCGGTTCCAGCCCCGAATAGTCGGTGACGGCCTGCACGCGGTATTCGGCCTTCAACATCTCGATCACATCGCTGCGCCTTTCGCGGCGGCGGCTGGGCACGAACATCGGGTAGATTGCGACATGCCCGCCCGGATGGGTCGAAAACCAGTTGTTCGGGAATACGGCGTCGGGGGTGTCATCCCGCTCGTCCTGAAAGACGTGCACCCCGACGCCCTCGTCCTGCAGGCGGGCGACCGCGCCATCGAACTCGGCGCAGGCGTTTGCGGCGACCTCATCGACGGTCAGGTCCGGGGTTGATTGGAACCGGTTGTCGGTCGCCGTCTCGGGGTTCGGATGGAACCTGTTCGGGCGGATCATCACCACGCTGGAGGGGGCTTGAACCGTCATGAAAAGGCCTGCGTCGGGCGGTCGAATACGCGTCGTCCAAGGGCCGAGGCCGCCAGATCCACCATCACCTGCGCGGTGCGCCCCCGGTCATCCAGAAACGGGTTCAACTCGACCAGATCCAGCGAGGTCATGAGGCCCGAGTCGCAGATTATTTCCATCGCCAAATGCCCCTCTCGCATCGTCGCCCCGCCGGGAACGGTGGTGCCGACGGCAGGCGCAAAGCTGGGGTCGAGGAAATCGACATCAAGTGAGACATGCAGCATCCCGTTCGCATTTTGCACATCCGCGAGGAATTCGGTGAGGGGGCGGGCGATGCCCGTCTCGTCGATGCTGCGCATGTCGTGATAGCGCACGTTGGTCAATTGCATCGCCTCGCGCTCTTCTGGGTCGACGGATCGCAGGCCCAGCAGGCAGATATTTTCATGCGGAATCGGATGCGCGACCTTGGGAAAACCGTGAAAACCCGCGCGCCCTGTCACATAGCCCAAGGGTGCGCCGTGCAGATTGCCCGACTCGGTGCTCTGCGGAGTGTGGTAGTCGGTATGCGCGTCCAGCCACAGAACAAACAGAGGGCGATCCTGCCGCGCCGCATGGTTCGCGGCACCCAGCACTGATCCCAGCGCCAGACCATGATCGCCACCGAGGAAGATCGGGAGGCCGCGCGGCAGTGCCTCTTCGGCGGCGCGGGCGAGGGCGGCGGTCCAGCCGATCATCTCGGCCGGCTCGTGCAGATGGTCGGGCAGGTCCGGATGCGCCTCGGCCGCGTCGGGCGCGATATTGCCGATATCGACCACATCATGGCCCAGATCGGCGAGCGCCGGGCCGATTCCGGCCACACGATACGCGTCGGGGCCCATGAGGCAGCCTTGGCGGCGTTTGCCACTGTCCATTGGTGCGCCGATCAGGATGCAGGTTTTGGCGGTCATGATAGTCTCCTCTTTGGGCTTGAGTGCAATCTGTTGCGCAAATGGGGCGAATGGAATAGTGCAATTTGCACAAATGGGAATAAGATTGCTCGAAACGGAAGGATAGGCTGGCGAAATGGACAATATTGACCAATCCCTGATATCAACGCTGCGCCATAACGCGCGCGCGTCGCTTTCTGACCTTGCGGCCAGCTTGGGCGTGTCGCGCACCACGGTGCGCTCGCGCATTGAGCGTTTGCAGCGCAGCGGCGAGATCGTCGGCTTTTCGGTCGTGCTGAAGGGCGACGCGGCGCGCGATCCGGTGCGTGGGTTGATGATGCTGGGCATTGAGGGGCGTGGCACTGATCGAATCCTGCGCCAGCTGAATGGGCTGAGTGCGGTGCGCGCCAGCCATACGACCAACGGGCGCTGGGATATCATCGTGGAAATCGGCGCGCCAACGCTGGAAGAGCTGGACCGCGTTTTGGCGCAGGTCAGGCGCATGGACGGGATCGTGAGCAGCGAAACGAGCCTGCTGTTGAGTACGCGTAAGTCAGCGGGGTAAGCGTCGCCGTGGCCAACGTCAAACGCGCGCCGCGCGCAGCCTCTCCTGAAAATAGGCCACCCCCTGTTCGTGCCGGGGCGAGAGGGGCCCGGCACGGTAGCCACCACTCGCGTAGTTTTTCTGCGTCTCAATGCACACCTCGAAATCTTCGCGCACGACCTGCATGTTGTCCTCGATGGTCTGCGCACGCGCGTTTGCCGTCGCTTCGGATGTATCGGCGAAATAGAAGTTATAGATCAATTCAGTGCGCTGGTGGTCGATAGGATTGATGCGCGACGTGTTCATACCGCCGTTGAACAGCGACAGCGTCCAGTTGGGCCACATCCACATCCATTTACCACGGTAAAACAGCCCCTCACGCGGCGGCGCGGTCATGCGCACCATGCCGTCCAGCGCCACTGTCTCGAACGCCTCGAACTCGATCGAGCGGTGAAATTCGGGGTGGATGCCGGGGATATGATAGCCCTCGACGAAATTGTCGGTGTAGATTTTCCAGTTGGCATCAAAGATCAGGCGTTCTTGGTGAACCCACTGAAAGTTTTCAATGGGCTCACCCTCCAGTTCGGCGGCGATATGGCCCAGCTGCGCCTCAAAGGATTGCTCGGGCGCGATGGCGACAAACAGAAGGCCGCGCCAGATATGCCACTCAACCCGGTCCAGCGCCCATTCGCTTTTGTCGAAATCAGCGTCGTCACCCCAGAACGGCACGTTCAGCAACGATCCGTCCTCGCCCCAGACCCATTGGTGATAGGGGCATCGGATGGTGTTGCAGCGCCCGGACCCTTCGGGCAGCAGGCGTGCGCCGCGGTGGCGACAGACGTTGCGGTAGGCCTTGATGCCGTCGCGCGTGCGCAGGGCGAAGGCTTTCTGGCCTGCGATTTCGGTCGCGATGTAATCGCCCCGCTCGGCCAGCTGCGATGCAGGGCCGATCAACTGCCAAGTCGCGCTGAAGATCCGCTGCACATCCTCGGCGTGAATGTCGGGCGACGTGTAGTTAACGGGATCGAGATTGCGCATGGCGGCACCTGACTGTGCGTGGATCGCCAGAACGCTAGGCTACGACATGCGCCCCGGTCAAGCGTCGCTCAGCGCCGTGCTGCCATACCCCACAACACCGCCAGCCCCAGCGAGGCCAGCATGTTCCAGCTGGCCATCGACAGGCCGGCCATTTGCCACGCGACCTGATCGCACATGACCACACCCAAGGGGCCATCCAAGCTGAGCAGGTCTGCGCCTGACCCTGTGGTAAGGCTGCTGCCGGTGCAGGATGTCGGCCCCTGCCACCAGCCACGCTCGACCCCGGTATGGTAGGCGGCGATGCCCGCGCTGGTCAGCGCTGCCAGCATTCCCAGCCACGGCATAAAGCGACCATGCGACCAACGCCCAAGCGCCAGGGCGAACAGGCCAATCAGCGCGGCAGCGACATGCGGCCAGCGTTGCCACAGGCACAACTGGCACGGGGCCAGCCCGCCGATATGCTGGAACGCGTAGGCGCCTGCCAGAAGCGCAACCGACCCGAGGGCGGCGAGGGCGATATATGCGTTGCGGCTCATGTCTAGAGCACCTTTACCAAGAGGAACCCGCCGACGAGACAGGCAAAGAACAGCACGAACATCAGGCCCAGCCGCCGCTCGACGAAATTGCGAACCGGCGCACCGAACCGCCAGAGCAACGCAGCAACGATAAAGAACCGCAGCCCCCGCGCAAGAATCGAGGTTGCGATGAAGGTGGCCAACGGCATCCCCGTCCAGCCCGACATGATGGTGATGACCTTGTAGGGAAAGGGCGTGACCCCCGCCATCAAAACGGCCCAGAAACCCAGATCGTTGAACCGCTCGCTGAATTCGGCCATGGCGTCCGCCTTGCCCAAAGATTGCAGGATGGGTTGGCCCAGTTGCTCGAACGCCAGCGCACCGATGGCATAGC includes:
- a CDS encoding GlxA family transcriptional regulator; this translates as MPKIVQTRLTLIVTPHFNLAATTAFIDPFRAANYLDGAAHFAWDIASGAGGPCLASNGMSIDTLPLADLRAAPRDMVLVSSSWTPEAHFTPQLSSALWRWAQAGTTLGGIDTGAFLLAQAGLLDGRRATVHYEHMDAFGERFPACTLSEELYVFDGNRVSCAGGAASFDFALQIIHMARGDALANAAARYLFHGAVRPPGTAQNDAPLEPLGNTAPSAVKRAIALMERNLETPLPIAEICTQIGISHRQLNRLFATFVRKTPALYYRDIRLDRARGLVTQTELAMSEVALASGFASQVHFSRAYRERFGLPPRADRIEGRVPFEFRAWPMHRKMR
- a CDS encoding ABC transporter substrate-binding protein yields the protein MKKTIKTMPWTCLGAVSVLAMAAGGVQAAELGAADEPIKLAVNEWTGQHVTTHIAGEMLKAAGYKVDYVTAGYMNMYQAMSDGEIDAAVEIWSSNVSDDYAKHVESGGITELGDLGLEAKEGIAYPAHVAEICPGLPAWEALKDCAGQFATAETLPAGRLVDYPADWGTPGAERVKGFDLPFKAVPAGSEGALVTELRAATEKKSPLLITFWQPHWAMSAYDVKFVDLPVGEEACFEDPSWGSNPDATHDCDFAPTRVFKAAWSGMADKWPAAAEILTNMELSVEDQQPMMGKIDVDGQSVEETVATWMDANKDKWMPVVEAATK
- a CDS encoding betaine/proline/choline family ABC transporter ATP-binding protein; this translates as MTEPSDADHPAIRCHNVWQVFGAEPKARLAAALEQSGGDASGAADILRGEGLVPAVQNASFDVQRGELFVIMGLSGSGKSTIIRCIARLIEATAGEIEIDGEDILNAPKTRMTQLRRRKLGMVFQHFGLFPHMTTLQNVAFPLKMQGAKRAERLARAREVIELVGLKGREASYPRELSGGQRQRVGIARSLAVNPDVWFLDEPFSALDPLIRRQLQDEFIDIQRRLKKSIVFITHDITEALKIADRIAIMRDGQIVQIGTPTDIVLNPVDDYVREFAKDVAKGRHARLASVLNPADGDEVKTADDPGLREDMTLEEALLACMSLYEPVPVWGRDGKIVGTVDPADLANALQVEAT
- a CDS encoding ABC transporter permease gives rise to the protein MSASDLPGSDQRLLTPGAIAALVALAVGALCMVLAPYMPWLVKFPAEWALPASRWIDVVLTWFLNLIKPAARAFSHALAYPMDWAQALLLGTPWPLLIALVTALGWHVGGWKLATLSIVGLGFVVASGYWVESMNTLSLVAVSVPLALLLGGATGILANEVPRVKSAVQTVMDVMQTVPTFAYLTPLLLLFGFGPVVGLIASAIYAAPPMARNVILGLERIETDIKEAAIMSGGSRMQQLFLVEIPSATTQIMVGVNQCLMAALSMVIIAAVIGGFDDIGWEVLLTMRKAQFGAALLAGLVIVAFAIVIDRISSRMAHERERHDGRVTLGIIAVGGALAVLAWLYLPAAGRLTLLVPVADWVDGALSAFVRANGSALDAIKNGAMFYGLLPLRIGLDGAVLPFTWGFQWTGGMSAAFLAVAALLGAGLAATGRLAAGLMLVIAAGVIETGIAELPWPFVLVGAGAIGWVAGGRKLALFSVLMLTAVLLSGLWGKALWSLYLSGAAVLTCAVLGGAIGLVCALSPLAWRIVQPICDMLQTIPLFVFLIPVLMFFQIGEFSAFLAIILYAIVPMIRYTRHGLVTTPPELIEAAVSSGATTWQTMREVRAPYAAPTILLGLNQTILYAFAMLVIAALIGTTGLGQSIFLALGQADVGLGITAGACMAILALVADRLVQGFAAERRRVLGL
- a CDS encoding RNA polymerase sigma factor; this translates as MNHPLPQITQSPPATACVTHNIVELHPDLMRLARRLAGSEAEAQDLAQETLLRLWRRRYDVEGVDDLRAYARAALRNLFRQGLRRAPMMQLDEADGPSIEPEVFASLALSDLQGAIARLPADQGALIALVMAGETSPAALAGQTGCAKNTVMSRLARARAQLRRDMDLAPGAPVSSLF
- a CDS encoding EF-hand domain-containing protein, which gives rise to MTKFIVLALGMGALATSAFADISALDANGDGMLTVDEVQAAYPEVTADQFSQIDVNGDGAIDDAEMGEAQANGLMPAASADEG
- a CDS encoding ornithine cyclodeaminase → MSNLSPSHKAYVPFVSVDNMMKLIHHIGIEPMLTGLADYIEEDFKRWELFDKTPRVASHSEEGVIELMPTSDGEVYGFKYVNGHPSNTKQGLQTVTAFGLLANVGNGYPVLLSEMTILTALRTAATSALVAKYLAPKGADTMAMIGNGAQSEFQSLAMKAIVGIKTVRLYDIDKAATAKAAKNLAGLGLNVIECDSAEASMEGAQIITTCTADKQYATILTDNMVGAGVHINAIGGDCPGKTELAPAILERSDVFVEFPPQTRIEGEIQQMAEDFPVTELWQVMTGTAKGRTSDAQITLFDSVGFATEDFSALRYVRAKIEGTDFHQDLDMLADPDDPRDLFGMVRRAAPK
- the ctlX gene encoding citrulline utilization hydrolase CtlX, whose translation is MTVQAPSSVVMIRPNRFHPNPETATDNRFQSTPDLTVDEVAANACAEFDGAVARLQDEGVGVHVFQDERDDTPDAVFPNNWFSTHPGGHVAIYPMFVPSRRRERRSDVIEMLKAEYRVQAVTDYSGLEPDGMALEGTGAMVIDHIGRIAYVARSHRADPILLERFCTNFGYEPMVFAAVDESGAPVYHTNVIMTIGTHFAMVSLDMIENAPRRLEIAERLAEPGRDVIDLTHHQIAEFAGNAIELSTPAGLMTAMSSRALAALDKRQIALIERSTRIVPLDIPTIESAGGSVRCMIAGLHLAKRNTNIEKSL
- the rocF gene encoding arginase; translation: MTAKTCILIGAPMDSGKRRQGCLMGPDAYRVAGIGPALADLGHDVVDIGNIAPDAAEAHPDLPDHLHEPAEMIGWTAALARAAEEALPRGLPIFLGGDHGLALGSVLGAANHAARQDRPLFVLWLDAHTDYHTPQSTESGNLHGAPLGYVTGRAGFHGFPKVAHPIPHENICLLGLRSVDPEEREAMQLTNVRYHDMRSIDETGIARPLTEFLADVQNANGMLHVSLDVDFLDPSFAPAVGTTVPGGATMREGHLAMEIICDSGLMTSLDLVELNPFLDDRGRTAQVMVDLAASALGRRVFDRPTQAFS
- a CDS encoding Lrp/AsnC family transcriptional regulator → MDNIDQSLISTLRHNARASLSDLAASLGVSRTTVRSRIERLQRSGEIVGFSVVLKGDAARDPVRGLMMLGIEGRGTDRILRQLNGLSAVRASHTTNGRWDIIVEIGAPTLEELDRVLAQVRRMDGIVSSETSLLLSTRKSAG
- a CDS encoding aromatic ring-hydroxylating dioxygenase subunit alpha, with translation MRNLDPVNYTSPDIHAEDVQRIFSATWQLIGPASQLAERGDYIATEIAGQKAFALRTRDGIKAYRNVCRHRGARLLPEGSGRCNTIRCPYHQWVWGEDGSLLNVPFWGDDADFDKSEWALDRVEWHIWRGLLFVAIAPEQSFEAQLGHIAAELEGEPIENFQWVHQERLIFDANWKIYTDNFVEGYHIPGIHPEFHRSIEFEAFETVALDGMVRMTAPPREGLFYRGKWMWMWPNWTLSLFNGGMNTSRINPIDHQRTELIYNFYFADTSEATANARAQTIEDNMQVVREDFEVCIETQKNYASGGYRAGPLSPRHEQGVAYFQERLRAARV
- a CDS encoding disulfide bond formation protein B, with the protein product MSRNAYIALAALGSVALLAGAYAFQHIGGLAPCQLCLWQRWPHVAAALIGLFALALGRWSHGRFMPWLGMLAALTSAGIAAYHTGVERGWWQGPTSCTGSSLTTGSGADLLSLDGPLGVVMCDQVAWQMAGLSMASWNMLASLGLAVLWGMAARR